One genomic window of Prosthecobacter algae includes the following:
- a CDS encoding site-2 protease family protein encodes MKWSFKIATVAGTEVRIHVTFFILLLLVAVQGMGGGQGTAGAVDALLFVSAAFLCVLLHEFGHVFAARGYGIRTPDITLLPIGGVARLERMPRKPSHEFVVAICGPLVNVAIAAAIKLALGLQMVVNPEYRFEQPGHFWEKLMLWNLLMVAFNMIPAFPMDGGRVLRAFLAMFTDYGRATRWAATLGQGIALTVALWMLFSREFHPVLLLISFFIFMAAGQEAAAVTQEEATRGLRVRDAMLTDFRTLPQDASLGDAVVHLLAGSQQDFPMLDPGGNMLGVLTRNRLVSALSEHGPMHPAIQVLETCPDSVTAVISLGEGLERLRATPCPAMPVIDPVSGKLVGLLTAENVGEVLMVRAALRGRKET; translated from the coding sequence ATGAAATGGTCTTTCAAAATCGCAACGGTGGCTGGCACGGAGGTCCGCATCCATGTGACCTTCTTCATTCTTCTGCTCCTGGTGGCCGTGCAGGGCATGGGCGGAGGTCAGGGCACCGCAGGGGCTGTGGATGCCCTTCTGTTTGTGAGTGCCGCCTTCCTTTGCGTGCTGCTGCATGAGTTCGGCCACGTCTTTGCGGCGCGCGGTTACGGCATCCGCACGCCCGACATCACGCTTTTGCCCATCGGCGGGGTGGCGCGGCTAGAGCGCATGCCCAGAAAACCTTCGCATGAGTTCGTCGTGGCCATCTGCGGCCCCCTGGTCAATGTGGCCATCGCTGCGGCCATCAAGCTGGCGCTGGGACTCCAGATGGTGGTGAATCCCGAGTACCGGTTTGAGCAGCCCGGGCATTTCTGGGAGAAACTGATGCTGTGGAACCTGCTCATGGTCGCCTTCAACATGATCCCTGCCTTTCCCATGGATGGCGGCCGTGTGCTGCGCGCCTTCCTGGCCATGTTTACCGACTATGGCCGCGCCACCCGCTGGGCGGCCACGCTGGGCCAGGGCATCGCCCTCACCGTGGCGCTGTGGATGCTGTTCTCCCGTGAATTCCATCCCGTGCTGCTCCTGATCTCCTTCTTCATCTTCATGGCCGCTGGGCAGGAGGCCGCCGCCGTCACTCAGGAAGAGGCCACGCGAGGGCTGCGGGTGCGCGATGCCATGCTCACCGATTTCCGCACCCTGCCCCAGGATGCCTCGCTGGGAGATGCCGTCGTTCATCTGCTTGCCGGCAGTCAGCAGGATTTTCCCATGTTGGACCCCGGTGGCAACATGCTGGGCGTGCTCACGCGCAACCGCCTCGTCTCTGCCCTCAGCGAACACGGCCCCATGCACCCCGCCATTCAGGTGCTGGAAACCTGCCCAGACTCTGTCACCGCCGTCATCAGCCTGGGAGAGGGCCTTGAGAGGCTGCGTGCCACCCCCTGCCCTGCCATGCCGGTGATTGATCCCGTTTCAGGCAAGCTCGTCGGCTTGCTGACGGCGGAAAACGTGGGCGAGGTGCTCATGGTTCGTGCCGCCTTGCGCGGTCGCAAAGAGACCTGA
- a CDS encoding glycosyltransferase family 2 protein produces the protein MDLTFVFPCLNESRTIALCINAVRASLESDPSLKYEIVVADNGSTDDSRQIAAGLGARVVPVPQRGYGAALRGGIEAAEGKYVMFADADGTYFYENALELYKTTSAADADMGIASRMKGKIEPGAMPFLHRTLGTPVLTTLINLLFKGKLSDCNSGFRCLKKTAYLTWDIRASGMEFASELLIKALKHKASTVEIVSGLRPAPVDRVPHLRTWRDGMRHLLFILSERPRLFELKGLTLIILASVLQAIAAFTGPINLAGLNIFNIHSQVLLMLAALLGTQIYMLSAAMFLQKTEQPRSITRKLIEMDEGSLFFLLASLLTAIGGVIAWLFTVWALSGFGGLNEAGPLVIWLHFLAVPAVIAFGLLGVHILRKGRLG, from the coding sequence ATGGACCTGACCTTCGTCTTCCCCTGCCTCAATGAAAGCCGCACCATTGCACTTTGCATCAATGCGGTCCGCGCATCGTTGGAGTCCGATCCCTCGCTGAAGTACGAGATCGTTGTCGCCGACAACGGCAGCACGGATGATTCCCGGCAGATTGCCGCGGGTCTGGGTGCCCGTGTGGTCCCAGTGCCGCAGCGTGGTTACGGGGCGGCCCTGCGTGGGGGCATTGAGGCGGCAGAAGGCAAGTACGTCATGTTTGCCGATGCCGATGGCACCTACTTTTACGAGAATGCCCTGGAGCTGTATAAAACCACCTCAGCGGCGGATGCGGACATGGGCATCGCCTCCCGCATGAAGGGGAAGATTGAGCCCGGAGCCATGCCTTTCCTGCATCGCACGCTGGGCACTCCAGTGCTGACGACGCTGATCAACCTGCTTTTCAAAGGCAAGCTGAGTGACTGTAACTCCGGCTTCCGCTGCTTGAAAAAGACGGCTTACCTCACCTGGGACATCCGGGCGAGCGGCATGGAATTCGCCTCCGAACTGCTAATCAAGGCCCTCAAGCACAAGGCCAGCACGGTGGAAATCGTCTCCGGTCTGCGCCCTGCCCCCGTGGACCGCGTGCCACACCTGCGCACCTGGCGGGATGGCATGCGCCACCTGCTTTTCATCCTGTCCGAGCGGCCACGTTTGTTTGAACTGAAGGGCCTGACCCTCATCATCCTGGCCTCCGTGCTGCAGGCGATTGCCGCCTTCACTGGCCCCATCAACTTGGCGGGTCTGAACATCTTCAACATCCACAGCCAGGTCCTGCTGATGCTGGCCGCGCTGCTGGGCACGCAGATCTACATGCTGTCGGCGGCCATGTTCCTGCAAAAGACGGAGCAGCCGCGCTCCATCACGCGCAAGCTCATCGAGATGGATGAAGGCAGCCTGTTCTTCCTGCTCGCGAGTTTGCTGACCGCCATCGGCGGGGTGATCGCCTGGCTGTTCACCGTCTGGGCCCTTTCTGGTTTTGGCGGCCTGAATGAGGCGGGGCCACTGGTCATCTGGCTGCACTTCCTGGCCGTGCCGGCGGTGATCGCCTTTGGCCTTCTGGGCGTGCACATCCTGCGTAAAGGGCGTCTGGGTTAA
- a CDS encoding DUF58 domain-containing protein, which yields MNTLPDMAELQRLQAQAREWARVLKLPFRQQRWRGHSGEFQGTGVGSSLDFQDHRVYIPGDDPRQINWQAYARTGTYTMKLYREEVRPLVDLILDVSDSMFAYPAKQQRVLELLAYAAEASLQTGATLRCFVVRGAGHRMLETDLLLSGRWPSELSSLPASAEAPALARLPLRAGALRLFISDLLFAAEPETLLGCLSQRNGRGIVLAPFAEEEASPAWDGNYEFQDAETTHLHEHRIEPDILRRYLQAYARHFQLWKTAVAKHGVALVRVPAGLGFVEALRTEGIPSGGIEAA from the coding sequence ATGAACACACTGCCTGACATGGCCGAACTGCAGAGGCTCCAGGCGCAGGCGCGGGAGTGGGCGCGTGTGCTGAAGCTGCCTTTTCGCCAGCAGCGCTGGCGGGGCCACAGCGGTGAATTCCAGGGCACGGGCGTGGGCAGCAGTCTCGATTTTCAGGATCACCGCGTTTACATTCCCGGGGATGATCCGCGCCAGATCAACTGGCAGGCCTATGCCCGCACGGGCACCTACACGATGAAGCTCTACCGAGAGGAAGTCCGCCCGCTGGTGGACCTGATCCTGGATGTGTCGGACTCCATGTTTGCCTACCCGGCGAAACAGCAGCGTGTGCTGGAACTGCTGGCCTATGCGGCGGAGGCGAGCCTGCAAACTGGGGCCACGCTGCGGTGTTTTGTCGTACGCGGTGCCGGGCACAGAATGCTGGAAACGGACCTGCTTTTGTCGGGGCGCTGGCCGTCGGAACTTTCCTCCCTGCCCGCCAGTGCCGAGGCTCCTGCTTTGGCCCGCCTGCCTTTGCGTGCCGGGGCTTTGCGGCTGTTCATCAGCGATCTGCTGTTTGCGGCGGAGCCTGAGACCCTGCTAGGCTGCCTGAGTCAGCGCAATGGCCGGGGCATTGTGCTGGCACCCTTTGCCGAAGAGGAGGCCAGCCCGGCCTGGGATGGCAATTACGAATTCCAGGATGCTGAGACGACGCATCTGCATGAACACCGGATCGAGCCGGACATTCTCCGGCGTTATCTTCAGGCCTACGCCCGTCATTTTCAGCTTTGGAAAACGGCGGTGGCCAAGCACGGTGTGGCTCTGGTGAGGGTGCCTGCTGGGCTGGGCTTTGTGGAGGCGCTGCGGACGGAAGGGATTCCCTCCGGCGGCATTGAGGCGGCCTGA
- a CDS encoding DoxX family protein — translation MMNLLRLSFVPQSVDLGLLILRVSMGLSMLILHGWDKFQNFSAKAPGFMRLFDIVPSNISLGMAIFAEVVCSVLLIVGFFTRFAALNLAITMAVAFFIQHKGVLSGPGSGELALVYLIGFATLVFAGGGKYAADGK, via the coding sequence ATGATGAATCTCCTGCGACTTTCTTTTGTCCCCCAGTCCGTGGATCTTGGGCTGCTCATCCTGCGCGTCTCTATGGGTTTATCCATGCTGATCCTGCACGGCTGGGACAAGTTTCAAAATTTCAGTGCTAAGGCACCGGGTTTTATGCGGCTGTTTGATATCGTGCCTTCCAATATCAGCCTGGGAATGGCGATCTTTGCCGAAGTGGTGTGCTCGGTCCTGCTCATCGTTGGTTTCTTCACCCGTTTTGCCGCGCTGAACTTGGCCATCACCATGGCGGTGGCATTTTTCATCCAGCACAAAGGCGTGCTCTCGGGCCCGGGATCAGGGGAGCTGGCCTTGGTTTATCTCATCGGTTTTGCCACGCTGGTGTTTGCTGGCGGTGGCAAGTATGCCGCTGACGGAAAGTGA
- a CDS encoding bifunctional nuclease family protein — MNREVVEAQVRAVLPLDGSFAVFLGNSDKTFVIYVDESVGTAISMFMRGVSKDRPLTHDLLGSVLLAFGAKVERVIINHVEGSVFHARMILSASNELHQKKLIELDARPSDSIAMAVQQGAPLFVARKVWDSVEDVTETLAQIEKRGLEEAAAAEEEETSDDEEEEDEDLEEIDPDDLDLEALEGLSLDEEDDEDEADDGYSDGYTGSDDDDDEGEEWKKS, encoded by the coding sequence ATGAACCGCGAAGTCGTCGAAGCCCAAGTGCGTGCAGTCCTGCCCCTGGACGGCAGTTTTGCCGTTTTCCTGGGAAATTCGGACAAGACCTTCGTGATCTATGTGGATGAGTCCGTGGGCACGGCCATCTCCATGTTCATGCGCGGCGTCTCCAAAGACCGCCCTTTGACTCATGATTTGTTAGGCAGTGTCCTACTAGCCTTTGGTGCCAAGGTGGAGCGCGTCATCATCAATCATGTGGAAGGCAGCGTTTTCCATGCCCGCATGATCCTTTCTGCCTCCAATGAGCTGCATCAGAAAAAGCTCATCGAACTGGATGCCCGCCCCAGCGATAGCATCGCCATGGCCGTGCAGCAGGGGGCGCCCCTGTTTGTGGCCCGCAAGGTGTGGGACAGTGTGGAAGACGTGACCGAGACCCTGGCCCAGATCGAAAAACGCGGCCTGGAAGAAGCCGCCGCTGCCGAAGAAGAGGAAACCTCCGATGACGAGGAGGAGGAAGACGAAGACCTCGAAGAGATCGACCCCGATGACCTGGATCTGGAGGCTCTCGAAGGCCTGAGCCTGGATGAAGAGGATGATGAGGACGAAGCGGACGACGGCTACAGCGACGGTTATACGGGCTCCGATGATGACGACGACGAAGGCGAAGAATGGAAAAAATCCTGA
- a CDS encoding sodium:solute symporter, which produces MPYLIDALVILAYFGIIIGIGLSQRSKSGSLEGFTLGDRQIAWWAVLASILAAEISAGTFFGAPGEGYALRNYTYIQLMAGYLLARLVVSAVFIPAYYRYGVVSVYEFLGIRFGPLTRRWASGIFLVTRLLASGSRLWVPTVILVLGWKLFVNPDTTPMQEFWLYAAALVGITVLTAIYTTLGGIRAVIWTDVIQIGVLFSALGFALWYLLSHTGGWGALEGAIQEPMVIDWGRPDPAHPGAWGWVKGILETEYTIWAAFIGSTFVTLATHGTDQDMVQRMLTAKNKRQSGVATILSGVCDIPVNFMVLSIGILLYVYFQANPAELLPKNAAGAVDSSQVFPYFILNVMPQGLRGLVVAGVLATAMGSLSTALNSLATSYARDFHFRWFGEPETDAGQVRVLRFSTVLFAFLLIAVALATAWVKAHNPSLRIIPIILGVFGYTYGSLLGVFMVGLFTKTRGNDLGNGLGMLAGFLVVAYLSGLDQGLAATVGWGQGISRPDWMPVVEFPWRIFFGTVVTFAVAVSFPTSLGMQRHRYLAEK; this is translated from the coding sequence ATGCCCTACCTTATCGACGCGCTCGTCATCCTCGCCTACTTTGGGATCATCATTGGCATTGGCCTGTCCCAGCGCAGCAAGAGTGGCAGCCTGGAGGGGTTCACCCTCGGAGACCGGCAGATCGCGTGGTGGGCGGTGCTCGCTTCCATCCTGGCGGCGGAGATCAGCGCCGGGACGTTTTTTGGGGCTCCTGGGGAAGGGTACGCCCTGCGTAACTACACGTACATTCAGCTCATGGCGGGGTATCTCCTGGCCCGGCTGGTGGTGAGTGCCGTTTTCATTCCGGCTTATTATCGTTATGGCGTGGTGAGCGTTTATGAATTCCTGGGCATTCGTTTCGGGCCGCTGACACGGCGCTGGGCTTCAGGCATCTTTTTGGTCACCCGGTTGCTGGCCAGCGGATCGCGTCTTTGGGTGCCTACAGTGATTCTGGTGCTGGGATGGAAGCTGTTTGTGAATCCAGACACCACCCCGATGCAGGAGTTTTGGCTCTATGCCGCCGCGTTGGTGGGCATCACGGTGCTGACGGCGATTTATACCACCTTGGGTGGCATTCGTGCCGTGATTTGGACGGATGTGATTCAGATCGGCGTACTTTTTTCAGCCTTGGGTTTTGCCCTCTGGTACTTGCTCAGTCACACCGGAGGCTGGGGGGCTCTTGAAGGTGCCATCCAGGAACCCATGGTCATTGACTGGGGCCGTCCGGATCCTGCTCATCCAGGGGCCTGGGGTTGGGTGAAAGGCATCCTGGAGACGGAGTACACCATTTGGGCAGCGTTCATCGGCAGCACCTTTGTCACTCTGGCCACTCATGGCACCGACCAGGACATGGTTCAGCGCATGCTGACTGCCAAAAACAAACGCCAGAGCGGCGTGGCCACCATCCTTTCTGGAGTCTGTGATATCCCGGTGAATTTCATGGTGCTGAGCATCGGTATCCTCCTCTATGTTTACTTCCAGGCAAACCCGGCTGAACTGCTGCCAAAGAACGCAGCAGGTGCGGTGGATAGCAGTCAGGTCTTCCCCTACTTCATCCTGAATGTGATGCCGCAGGGCCTGCGTGGCCTGGTTGTCGCCGGGGTTCTGGCTACGGCCATGGGGTCTCTGAGCACGGCACTGAACTCACTCGCTACCAGTTATGCCCGTGACTTCCACTTCCGCTGGTTTGGTGAGCCTGAGACCGATGCGGGTCAGGTCCGCGTGCTGCGCTTTAGCACCGTGCTGTTTGCTTTCCTACTCATCGCTGTGGCCTTGGCGACAGCCTGGGTCAAAGCGCACAATCCCAGCCTGCGCATCATCCCCATCATTCTCGGTGTTTTTGGTTATACCTATGGCTCTCTGCTAGGCGTCTTCATGGTCGGCCTCTTCACCAAAACCCGTGGCAATGACCTGGGCAATGGACTCGGCATGTTGGCGGGGTTTCTGGTGGTGGCTTACCTCAGCGGTTTGGATCAAGGGCTGGCGGCCACGGTGGGTTGGGGGCAGGGGATATCACGTCCAGACTGGATGCCTGTGGTGGAGTTCCCGTGGCGCATCTTTTTCGGCACCGTCGTGACCTTTGCTGTGGCCGTCTCTTTCCCTACCTCACTGGGCATGCAGCGGCATCGTTACCTGGCCGAAAAATAG
- a CDS encoding DNRLRE domain-containing protein, producing MKPDETWYWLELWERAQDHAVNEEEQRQLNEALIHQPEVRRLIAEASLMTAEMRTGYFSEEADPAPAAASLTNSRLSSRLARILLPMAAAVVSAGAVWLIAREPAPVATLAKASDCKWGNSALPTLEGADLQPGMLELLDGIATLKFASGAEVALEAPVTLEVISAMECRVKKGTVVAEVPPQAKGFTIHTPDTKVVDYGTRFGVSAGDDGKCLVHVIEGLVEVERQGKPGRQELRAGERVDYGGFLHSATYPDANDQAEQPEPGRWLPGPINDLGDGWQILTTAYGQGKDTWIQSDPKYHVTGREAYVRIKHSTHNTNLERKAYLGFDLSRFQGKRIAEAELTLHVEPSDLGFASLVPDAVFSIYGLTEETQDAWDEKEIRWEKAPAHSEAQEHRVAPVASQARKLGELHIPQGTTRGAFTLKGDVLADFLRTDSNGLVTFIVIRDTDEHARNGLVHAFATKENTRNAPPMLKVRTEE from the coding sequence ATGAAACCCGACGAAACCTGGTATTGGCTGGAACTCTGGGAGCGCGCCCAGGACCACGCCGTGAATGAGGAGGAGCAGCGCCAGCTCAACGAGGCGCTTATTCACCAGCCAGAGGTACGTCGGCTCATCGCCGAGGCCTCCCTGATGACCGCAGAAATGCGCACAGGGTACTTCAGTGAAGAGGCAGACCCGGCCCCGGCCGCCGCCAGCCTGACAAACTCGCGCTTATCTTCCCGCCTCGCCCGCATCCTTCTACCGATGGCCGCCGCCGTCGTCTCCGCCGGGGCAGTCTGGCTGATCGCCCGCGAGCCCGCCCCCGTGGCGACGCTGGCCAAAGCAAGCGACTGCAAGTGGGGCAACAGCGCCCTGCCCACGCTGGAAGGAGCCGACCTACAGCCCGGCATGCTGGAGTTGCTGGATGGCATCGCCACCTTGAAATTTGCCAGCGGGGCCGAAGTCGCCCTCGAAGCGCCCGTGACACTGGAAGTCATCTCCGCCATGGAATGCCGGGTAAAAAAGGGCACCGTCGTGGCCGAAGTCCCGCCTCAGGCCAAGGGCTTCACCATCCACACGCCGGATACCAAAGTTGTGGACTATGGGACCCGCTTTGGCGTGAGTGCCGGGGACGATGGCAAGTGCCTCGTTCACGTGATTGAGGGCTTGGTGGAGGTGGAGCGCCAGGGCAAACCCGGCCGCCAGGAACTGCGGGCAGGAGAACGTGTGGACTACGGCGGCTTTCTCCACAGCGCCACCTACCCAGATGCCAACGACCAGGCGGAGCAGCCGGAGCCGGGCCGCTGGCTCCCCGGCCCGATCAATGACCTGGGCGATGGCTGGCAGATTCTCACCACAGCCTATGGCCAGGGCAAGGACACCTGGATCCAGTCCGACCCGAAATACCACGTCACCGGTCGGGAAGCCTACGTGCGCATCAAGCACAGCACGCACAACACCAATCTGGAAAGGAAGGCCTACCTGGGCTTTGACCTCAGCCGCTTCCAAGGAAAGCGCATCGCCGAGGCCGAGCTGACCCTGCATGTGGAGCCCAGCGACCTTGGATTTGCTTCCCTGGTGCCGGACGCCGTTTTCTCCATCTATGGCCTCACCGAGGAAACCCAGGATGCCTGGGATGAAAAAGAGATCCGCTGGGAAAAGGCCCCCGCTCATTCGGAAGCGCAGGAGCACCGGGTAGCCCCAGTGGCCAGCCAGGCGCGGAAGCTGGGGGAACTGCACATCCCCCAGGGCACCACGCGCGGAGCCTTCACACTGAAGGGTGATGTGCTGGCGGACTTCCTGCGCACAGACAGCAATGGCCTCGTCACCTTCATCGTCATCCGCGATACCGACGAACATGCACGCAACGGCCTCGTTCATGCCTTTGCCACCAAGGAAAACACCCGCAACGCCCCCCCGATGCTGAAAGTACGGACGGAGGAGTAA
- a CDS encoding sigma-70 family RNA polymerase sigma factor — MADDKTTIFLELLTTHERSLSLYVHGLVPRDSEAEDILQQTKLLLWKHFDEFTLGTHFIAWARKTAFHQILSHRRLKKRAHLPLDEEALEALGHAVSELADEGSCRQDALRTCLAKLPTEHRQMVNLRYFDELEIEQVADRINRTEAAVYRALSRVRMSLMQCMQKQMEAQP; from the coding sequence ATGGCCGATGACAAGACCACCATCTTTCTGGAATTGCTGACCACGCATGAGCGGTCACTTTCCCTCTATGTGCATGGCTTGGTCCCCCGCGACAGCGAGGCCGAGGACATCCTGCAGCAGACCAAACTGCTGCTGTGGAAGCACTTCGATGAATTCACCCTCGGCACCCATTTCATCGCCTGGGCACGCAAGACCGCCTTTCACCAGATCCTCAGCCATCGGCGGCTCAAAAAGCGAGCGCACCTGCCCCTGGATGAAGAGGCCCTTGAGGCCCTGGGCCACGCCGTGTCTGAACTGGCCGACGAGGGCTCCTGCCGCCAGGATGCCCTGCGCACCTGCCTGGCCAAGCTCCCCACCGAGCATCGCCAGATGGTGAACCTCCGCTACTTTGACGAACTGGAGATCGAGCAAGTGGCTGACCGTATCAACCGCACCGAGGCCGCCGTTTACCGGGCCCTCAGCCGGGTACGCATGAGCCTGATGCAGTGCATGCAGAAACAGATGGAGGCCCAACCATGA